The following are from one region of the Neurospora crassa OR74A linkage group III, whole genome shotgun sequence genome:
- a CDS encoding ribosome biogenesis protein NIP7: MRPLTETEQKTVFEKLANYCTDLKSLIAPLDDGDRYVFRLNHSRVYYVRLSVANLATSVSRDALLSLGTCLGKMTKTGKFRLHITALPILSEHARHKIWVKDNGAQPFLYGSNVVKAHVGRWSEDCPEHSGVVVYSMADIPLGFGVTARSTTEARRLDPTGIVCFRQSDCGEYLRDEDTLFAG, encoded by the exons ATGCGCCCTCTTACAGAAACGGAGCAGAAGACCGTCTTCGAGAAG CTTGCAAACTACTGCACCGATCTCAAGAGTCTTATCGCTCCTCTCGATGATGGCGACAGATACGTTTTCCGTCTGAACCACTCTCGC GTTTACTACGTCCGTCTCTCCGTTGCCAACCTCGCCACCAGTGTCAGCCGCGATGCCCTCCTCAGCCTGGGTACCTGCCTTGGAAAGATGACCAAGACGGGAAAGTTCAGACTTCACATCACTGCCC TTCCTATCCTCTCGGAGCACGCCCGTCATAAGATCTGGGTCAAGGACAACGGTGCCCAGCCCTTCCTCTACGGCTCGAACG TCGTCAAGGCCCACGTCGGCCGTTGGTCCGAGGACTGCCCCGAGCACTCCGGTGTCGTCGTCTACAGCATGGCTGATATCCCCCTTGGCTTCGGTGTCACAGCTCGTAGCACAACCGAGGCACGCCGCCTTGATCCCACGGGTATCGTTTGCTTCCGTCAATCGGACTGCGGCGAGTACCTCCGTGATGAGGACACCCTCTTTGCTGGTTAA